One Bacteriovorax sp. PP10 DNA window includes the following coding sequences:
- a CDS encoding phosphatase domain-containing protein, protein MKTTIFSFCALLVLSFNSASARTVVISDIDDTIKMTGVLNNKLHVGFNGLFSKRAFAGMSELYHEYHDRGYGIYYVSGSPKMIDCRIEDFLVEKDFPQADQRFLKDKISSDTYKFKMESIRNVIAKENPTSLILIGDDTEHDPDVYNDISKEYPGLVEAIYIRAVQDAKLPVSTLMRNFFSSVEIAANEMIRGELDYKGLDNVANGFVEQTKDSGIQLDDFYCPKSGRDEINNLMSHSKLSDTKIVKLLLRVQNKIMKTCKDR, encoded by the coding sequence ATGAAAACTACCATTTTTTCGTTCTGCGCTCTTCTTGTATTATCTTTTAACTCTGCATCCGCGAGGACAGTTGTTATTAGTGATATCGACGACACAATCAAAATGACAGGTGTTTTAAATAACAAACTTCATGTTGGATTTAACGGACTATTTAGTAAAAGAGCATTCGCTGGAATGAGCGAGTTGTATCATGAGTATCACGATAGAGGGTACGGTATTTATTATGTAAGTGGATCTCCTAAGATGATCGATTGTCGCATTGAAGACTTCCTGGTTGAAAAAGACTTTCCTCAAGCAGATCAAAGATTCTTAAAAGATAAAATCAGCAGCGATACATATAAATTTAAAATGGAATCGATTAGAAATGTTATCGCCAAAGAAAATCCAACAAGCCTTATTCTAATTGGTGATGATACGGAACACGATCCAGATGTTTATAATGATATTTCAAAAGAGTATCCTGGATTAGTAGAGGCCATCTATATCCGTGCAGTTCAAGATGCAAAATTGCCAGTAAGTACATTGATGAGAAATTTCTTTTCTTCAGTTGAAATCGCCGCTAATGAAATGATCAGAGGTGAGTTGGATTATAAAGGATTAGATAATGTTGCTAATGGCTTTGTTGAACAAACTAAGGACAGTGGAATTCAGTTAGATGACTTCTACTGCCCAAAATCTGGAAGAGATGAAATTAATAATTTAATGTCACATAGCAAATTATCAGATACAAAAATTGTTAAGCTTTTATTGCGCGTTCAAAATAAAATCATGAAGACGTGTAAAGACAGATAA
- a CDS encoding cytidine deaminase, translated as MEIKKVLRQKAQEASEAAYSPYSHAKVGSAIEMSDGSIYTGCNIENASYGGTICAERVAILKAVSDKKMQIKKVYVYTKEGWPPCGMCRQVMSEFATSDMEVIIGDVAGKETVMKFSDLMPLSFTPDHLTK; from the coding sequence ATGGAAATCAAAAAAGTCCTTCGTCAAAAAGCTCAAGAAGCTTCAGAAGCTGCCTACTCTCCTTACTCTCACGCCAAAGTTGGTAGTGCGATTGAAATGAGCGACGGAAGTATCTACACTGGATGCAATATCGAAAACGCAAGTTACGGTGGAACAATCTGTGCTGAACGCGTAGCTATCCTGAAAGCTGTTTCAGACAAAAAAATGCAAATCAAAAAAGTGTATGTGTATACCAAAGAAGGATGGCCACCATGTGGAATGTGCCGTCAGGTAATGAGTGAGTTCGCAACGAGTGATATGGAAGTTATCATTGGTGACGTGGCCGGAAAAGAAACAGTCATGAAGTTTTCAGACTTAATGCCGTTATCGTTTACGCCAGATCACCTTACAAAATAA